Proteins from a genomic interval of Rhodothermales bacterium:
- a CDS encoding glycosyltransferase, with amino-acid sequence MTASEPISHDATTPDLSVVIVNYNVREFLEQALQSVRRASRDLRVEVFVVDNNSVDGSVPMVRERFPEVNLIANDRNVGFGVANNMALEQARGRYLLILNPDTIVQEDTFVRLVAFMDERPEAGAVGCQILNPDGTFAPESRRAFPTPQVGFYRMTGLARLFPGSPRFARYNMTFLPRDEVAEVDALSGSCMLVRTAALRGDEQHARVGYFDEDFFMYGEDLDLCFRIQRAGWKIYYTPDTQIIHYKGESTKKGEIRYVRLFYGAMVLFARKHLQSRYSRLFAGLLQGAIMVRAGFSLLSRGLSRLSAPAVDFALVFGTVVLLAWLRSRQLDAPLSTLYLTAVAPAYAIGTIAGVFLAGGYRQASRHRTRPAFVGVLLGFLVVSAASFLAKEIAFSRAVVLAGVPVSITLLAGWRLLWTTRRTPGRRAIVVGERHEAERLAGLIRSHPRPPFQLDGYVEPDENVAAPGEHSGAGLHLLGAPHHLRDLVRLHQVDDVVFAVKNVTNQAIMGMMQDLRDLPVQFRMLGENRSHVIGKSSVSELGLPDWQESLSEAVRLRSLSSRKGFEIPVMLLLVLLSPLFLVVRLFAGPDSGAARLVRAASRFPAVLSGREDLVGLDPKHSGLVPSDWRLKPAPFNVVQLLHAGAGSEPEEADIIRAYWYYVTHQSAGLDAEVIFRVLAER; translated from the coding sequence TTGACTGCATCTGAGCCCATATCACACGATGCGACCACTCCCGACCTGTCGGTGGTGATCGTGAACTACAACGTGCGGGAGTTCCTGGAGCAGGCCCTGCAGTCGGTCCGCAGGGCTTCGCGCGACTTGCGGGTCGAAGTGTTTGTCGTGGACAACAACTCGGTGGATGGCTCGGTGCCCATGGTGCGGGAGCGATTTCCGGAGGTCAACCTTATTGCCAACGACCGCAACGTGGGATTCGGGGTGGCCAACAACATGGCCCTGGAGCAGGCCCGAGGCCGCTACCTTCTGATTCTGAACCCGGATACCATTGTTCAGGAGGACACGTTCGTGCGGCTGGTGGCCTTCATGGACGAGCGCCCCGAGGCGGGTGCGGTGGGTTGCCAGATTCTCAATCCGGACGGCACGTTTGCCCCGGAAAGCCGGCGGGCGTTCCCTACACCGCAGGTCGGCTTCTACAGGATGACCGGACTGGCCCGCCTGTTTCCAGGCAGTCCCCGTTTTGCCCGGTACAACATGACGTTTCTGCCCCGCGACGAGGTCGCCGAGGTTGACGCGTTGTCCGGCTCCTGCATGCTGGTGCGGACCGCCGCCTTGCGCGGCGACGAACAGCACGCCAGGGTGGGCTACTTCGACGAGGACTTCTTCATGTACGGCGAAGACCTCGACCTGTGCTTCCGCATCCAGCGGGCTGGCTGGAAGATCTATTACACGCCCGACACGCAGATCATTCACTACAAGGGCGAGAGCACCAAGAAGGGAGAGATCCGGTACGTGCGCCTGTTCTACGGCGCGATGGTGCTCTTTGCGCGCAAGCACCTTCAGTCGCGCTATTCCCGGCTGTTCGCCGGCCTGCTGCAAGGAGCAATCATGGTGCGGGCTGGATTCTCCCTGCTCTCCCGAGGACTTTCGCGGCTTTCGGCACCTGCGGTCGACTTTGCGCTGGTGTTCGGCACCGTGGTGCTGCTGGCCTGGCTACGGTCCCGGCAACTCGACGCTCCGCTCTCCACGCTGTACCTGACGGCCGTCGCGCCGGCCTACGCCATCGGCACCATCGCCGGCGTATTTCTGGCAGGCGGCTACCGGCAGGCAAGCCGGCATCGCACGCGGCCTGCCTTTGTGGGCGTGCTCCTGGGCTTTCTGGTGGTGTCGGCGGCGTCCTTCCTGGCCAAGGAGATTGCATTCTCCCGCGCGGTGGTTCTGGCCGGCGTACCGGTTTCCATCACGCTGCTGGCCGGATGGCGTCTGCTTTGGACGACGCGCCGCACACCGGGCCGCCGCGCCATTGTAGTCGGCGAACGCCACGAGGCCGAGCGGCTGGCGGGCCTCATCCGCTCGCATCCCCGCCCGCCCTTCCAGCTGGACGGCTACGTGGAGCCGGATGAGAATGTCGCGGCTCCCGGCGAGCATTCCGGTGCCGGGCTTCACCTGCTCGGCGCACCGCATCACCTCAGGGATCTGGTACGATTGCACCAGGTGGACGATGTGGTCTTTGCCGTGAAAAACGTCACGAATCAGGCCATCATGGGCATGATGCAGGACCTGCGCGATCTGCCTGTCCAGTTCCGCATGCTCGGTGAAAACCGGTCCCATGTAATCGGCAAGTCCTCGGTGTCCGAGCTCGGTCTGCCGGACTGGCAGGAGTCGCTCTCGGAGGCCGTTCGGCTGCGCAGCCTCAGCAGCCGCAAGGGGTTCGAGATCCCGGTCATGCTGCTCCTTGTACTGCTGTCCCCGCTCTTCCTGGTGGTCCGTCTGTTTGCAGGACCCGACAGTGGCGCGGCCCGCCTCGTACGTGCCGCAAGCCGATTTCCGGCGGTGTTGAGCGGCCGTGAGGACCTGGTAGGCCTGGATCCAAAGCACAGTGGCCTCGTACCGAGCGACTGGAGGCTTAAACCGGCGCCTTTCAACGTGGTGCAATTGCTGCACGCGGGCGCCGGCTCGGAGCCGGAAGAGGCCGACATCATCCGGGCCTACTGGTACTACGTGACCCATCAATCCGCCGGTCTCGACGCAGAGGTTATATTTCGCGTCCTGGCGGAACGGTAA